TTCTCACACATTCCTTGAGAACGGTTGCTGCCTCCCACGCTCCCATCGGATGTATATGCGGCACATCACTGGCTGCACTTGCACACGTAGGCTGCTGGGagagtgtccccagggacaAACCCAGGTGTGCTCATGCACTCACACACTAgctcccctgccagcccaggagtGCCCTGAGAGCCCCTTGGGCCCTGGGTGCAGGAGGGAGGCAATGCTGGAGGTGCTTCACAGCCTGAAGTCCATGGTGGTGCACAAGagaaggagggggaagagggagggatCTCCTCCTTCTCAGTCACCGCAAGGTGCTTTTATTCTCCTTGCAGCTACTTGGATGGAAACCAATTCACTCAggtcccagggcagctctctACCTTCAAGTATCTGCAGCTTGTGTAAGTAGTCAGAAGCAGGAGCCCAGGCAGCTGGAGGCACTGCTGGTACTTGTGGGtgagggcaggggctgtgtccATGATATGTGATCCTGAGGAGGGGCCTGGCAGTTTGTAGGGACCCCTGACATCCCCCTGTATCCCCATTCTGCTCTGGAACGCAACTCACTGGCAGCGATGTTCAGCCTCTGGCTGCTCACCACCTGGTTCTGGGAATGGAACAGAGAGGGGACAAGTGGCAGTGCTGCCATCACCCTgtgtgacagctctgctgctcccttggaactgtgctgtgctgctgtttgcaccCCATGGCAGCTGAGCAGGCCCAGCTAGGGCCCAGCTGGCTCCTAGCCCCGAGGTTTCTCTTTTCCAGTGATCTGAGCAACAACAAGATCAGCTCCCTGAGCAACTCCTCCTTTACCAACATGAGCCAGCTCACTACCCTGTAAGTGAGGTCCCCGTGgtgctcagcccagctgagcagttctggggagtgctggggatAGCAGGgtccccaccctgtgcctggctgAAGCTGTGATTTGAGGTGGGCTCACGCAGGAGCAGCGTGCAGCCCAGGGTGGGTTTCTTGCAACACACACAGCTGTGTTGCCTGCTTCCCTTTTGCAGGATCCTCAGCTACAACTCCCTGCAGTGCATCCCTCCGCTGGCCTTTGAGGGGCTGCGCTCCCTGCGGCTGCTGTAAGTACCCAaagccctgctcacagccctgcttggccccttctctgctgctgcccatggccctgtgtcccctgtgcccacctgcagctgggTGCATGCAGGTGGACATGGtagaggctgcaggaggagcacaggaaGGTTCATCTACTCTCAGAGCAGATGGTGTACTTGCACCAGTGACAGTGTGGCTGGggtccagctctgccacccaCACCTGGACCTGTGGGATGGGGTCACAGTCCTTGCTGCCCACCTTGGAGCCCTGGGCCTGACCTTCTGTTCTCTGCAGGTCACTCCATGGCAATGACATTTCCAGCCTCCCTGAGGGAATCTTTGCAGatgtcacctccctgtcccacctgtgAGTATCTCCTCCCACtcctcagggctcagggctggatGCTGGCTTCATAGACGTTTAAAAACTACTGGGCTGAGTTTGGCTTCCCTAGAGGGGACCTGCCTTCTCCCCTCTTCTCTGGGCTGGTACCTGCGACATCATTTGTTGGCTAGTGCTGTGACCCATGCTCAGATCCAGGTGTGCAGCCAAgtctcccagtgctgctgggatgtccctgtggTCTTAGGTGGATGTGGGGTCTCCCAAAATGTAAGTTAAGCCTTGCAAAGTGGTGTCATATCCATGGGTTGGCAGGGGCTGTTCTGACACACCAGTGTGTTGTTAACTTCTGTCAGTGCATTTCCCCACAGTCCTCCAGTCTGTCCTCAAGTATCCTCCTGCCAGTGGTGGTGTTTCAGCCCCTCTTTGAGTGAGCCTGCACCCCAGGAGCACTGCCCTATGCCCACCACCCAGGGCCAGGGTTTAGCTTTGCTCACAGTGTCTTTTTGGTCCCCTCCCTGTTTCCTAACTaagctgttcccagctgcttGCTCCTGgcatcctgagcatcccaggcTGTTCCTTCAGTCTGCAAAGAGCAGCTTTATACCCAATTGTGGCCTCCTTGTCTTTTGGGGAGCAATACTGCTTGCTCTGCTCCCATTTcccttggctgtgctgccttcACTGCagacagctggcactgccagttcccacaggctgagctgtgtcACAGCCAGTGCTGCGGGTGCTGCAGGACCAGGTTAGTCAGCCCCAGCAGATCTGCTATCCCTACTGCCTGCCCCCTGGGCTGCCATCTCCTTCTTTTGTCACATATGTTGGTCACACTGGCCCTCCATCACTGCTGACCTTTGCAGTCAAGGAGGATTCAGAGACATGCAAGCTCTCCACCTCTCACATCATCCACTGTTTCCGTACCCCTCTCTGTTGTGGAGCAGAGCaaccctccctcctccttctcctttcccagagcAATTCCTTGCTTTCCCCCACTGCTGTCTGCACAAACACTGGCTGTGACCCACTGCCATTCCCACCAGCCCACTCCTGTCTCTGTCCTGCAGGCTtgtgcagcagagcccaggctggccctgcagctcccatgcAGGTCCTGTTGTTTCTGCATGGCCTCGAGGTACTTTGCCCAGtttgctgctcccaggcagcttTGCCTGTGTACTGGACAGGGACACAATTTCTGTGTGGGCAGTGGAGGATAGctccagggcagagcacagagcactgcttgGGCTGAGGATCTGGCAGCACAGTGGTCTAGCTGGACAGCATTGCggggctgtgtgtcccagccctTTCATTGTGGGCAGCACCTCTGGTGGGTCCGGAAATGGAGGAGCACCAGAAATGGAGGTTTGCCCATCATGTGGCATCCTGGTCAAGTGACAGAGTTGTGCCCAGTTGCCTCTGTGTGGCAGCAAGTGCAATGTTGTCCCTCTCCTCGTGCAGAGCCATCGGGGCCAACCCCCTGTACTGCAGCTGCAACCTGCGCTGGCTCTCCAGCTGGGTCAAGACGGGCTACAAGGAGCCAGGCATTGCCCGCTGTGCTGGGCCCCCTGACAtggaaggaaagctgctgctcacCACCCCTGCCAAGAAATTTGAGTGCCAAGGTGAGAGGTGCCCATGCTGTCCATCCATACCCTCCTCTGGGCACCCAGCAGAGCAATGCTTTGTGAGTCAGGGTGGCTCCAGGACTCTGTCTGTTGAGCTGCCTTGTGGAGGAGGGGGACCAGGTTGCTTCCATCCTCTTACCTGACTGATGGCCCTTCCCTGGTGACTGAGCAAACCTGTGCTGTCCCATTGCCTGGTGCAAAGCCCCTTGGACAGGCTCtggtcccagcagcaccagaggcTGTGCCCCCACATCGGTGCCCACAAAAGGAGACATCCCCGTCACTCCTCACACTGATGGTTGTCTCCATGCTCCCATCCCACAGGCCCACCTGCACTGAGTGTCCAGGCCAAGTGCAACccctgcctctccagcccctgccagaaCCAGGGCACCTGCCACAATGACCCCCTTGGCTCTTACCGCTGCGCCTGTCCCAGTGGCTACAAGGTACCCTGGTGCCAGGGGTCCCCAGTGCAtggggcaggggagcagagcagggtctCTGCCATGCCCCTTGGGCTTGCTGCCTGTGGGACCACCTACCctccctctgtgccacagcatcctgctgagtgggatggggagagctgggcaggTGCAGTGgcaccctccctgctcccacctttCCAtccttccccagggcagggactgtgAGGTGGCACTCAGTGGCTGCTCCTCCAACCCCTGTGCCAATGGGGGGACCTGCCAGCCTcaggagggggaaggagctgggttcaggtgagtgctgggcaggagcccaTGAGAGGTGGGTGTTTGGGCAGTAGTATGGGGCCCTGACATCCCATGGAGAGAAGTTCTGATACTTCCTTCACCTCCTGCTCCCTTGGACATGTAGGTGGGATTGCATTTGCATGGGACCTCCAGCTCATGTCTGACTCCACTTCCCCATGCCCCCCAGCCAAAAGGCTCCCAGGTTGAGGTCAGTGGGGGAGAGGAGGGTACCATCACCACAGGAGGCAGGGGGACTGGGACTGGTTGCTGTGGTCTTGGagtcactgctgctccctgcagggctgccttAGCTCACACAACCCTCACTGCCCTGAATGCTTTAGGCCATTCTGGGAATCAGGCTGCAGTTAGGAGCTGAAAATAGTtgacaggctggggatgaggagGTAAGCTTTACAGCCCCTCCCTCTGCTGAGAGGCATCTCCATCCTGTTGTTGTGGCAACACAGCATCCTctggcaggcagtgctgccacccagccctgtgcccagtgTTTGACAGGAGGACACCAAACCCAGCTCTTTGCCAAGGTCCTCTGCTGGTCATTCTGGGGGAGTCACTCCATAATGTTCCATTCCATTTTCCTCCTTGACACTGCCCTGGCCCTGTGGCAGGTGCCTGTGCCCAGTGGGCTTCGAGGGCCCGAGCTGCCACACCACCAGCGATCCCTGCAAGGAGCACAGCTGCGAGAATGGGGGCTCCTGTGTGCCCAGTGCCACCAACTACACCTGCCTTTGTCCTGCCCACTACACAGGTACATGGAATGGGGGTTAGCCATCCCCAGATGGCACAGACCTGGCATGAGaatgctcccagtgctcctACCCACCCATGAGGGCTAAacagctcctctgcctgctgtctCAATGCCCACTGGCGTGGCCTCTGAGCTCAGGTGTCTCGAGTTTGGGTACACCCAGCTGAACACCCACACCCTGGGGTGCTATCAGTGCCTggctcaggcaggagctgcttccaggGCAGGAGAACCCTGTGTCTGTGGAGTGAAAACTGTGGGCTTGGCAACTCCCTGTCTTGAGCTGAGTCCCCCAGGGGTCCCTTCTGCCCCATGGGGACTGGGGCTGTTTCTCTggtcctggagctgctgggcacccCCTCTTCTGCCTTGCAGGGGAATTCTGTGAGCAGCCACCCAATTTCTGCTCAGATGAGCTCAACCCCTGCCAGCATGACTCCACCTGCATCTCCACCAGCCAAGGGCCCAGGTGAGCCCCTTCCTCTCCAAACCACTTTTTCTGCTCTATGGGGGTAGGATTTGCTTTTTGGGGACTGCAGTGAGGGGGCAGAGAGAGAGGTGTTACAAGGGGAGGAGCAGGCACCCACTGGtgaaagggagaaggaagggcAGCCTCAAGCCCCCCGCCTGCCCCAGGTGTGAGTGTGCACCTGGCTACGTGGGGAGCAACTGCAGCGAGGACTTCGACGACTGCCAGGACCACCGGTGCCAGAACAACGCCCGCTGCCTGGATGAGGTGAATGGCTACTCCTGCCTCTGCACCGAGGGCTACAGGTACCACCAGGACCACGTGGGACACCTGGGTAGTGGGGATGGCTATGTGTCACTGTGCAGAAGGGACAAGTCCTGCTACCaagtctgtctgtccatccatccgtccatccatccatccatccatccatccttggtgtgagaggaaggagggaggctgggagTGTGTGTCTCTGGGGGTGGAGGCTGGGGGGAGCCAGCGTCATTGGGGAGGgaccccagggcacagctcagcatccAGGCATCCCTCTGATGCCAGTGTCTGTGAGAGcctccccagggaccccaaatcagGGGCATGCTGTCAGCTCTGTGGGGCACTGGGCAGGGTGTAGGGCTCTTTCCCAGCCCCCAGCTAGCAGCACCCTTGGCCCCACAGTGGCCAGCTCTGCGAGATGCCGCCCCACAGCGCTGGCCAGCCTGGCCTGTGTGAGCTGGCTGGATGCCAGAACGGGGCCCCGTGTGTGGAGCGGGGTGCCCgtgccctgtgccagtgcctgccTGGCTTCGGTGGCCCCAagtgtgagaagctgctgagcGTCAACTTTGTGGACCGTGACACGTACCTGCAGTTCACTGACCTGCAAGACTGGCCCCGGGCCAATATCACCCTTCAGGTGAGGGCTGGGGGGGTGTGGGGGCATTgagggatggcactgggagtCTGCCCCAGGGATGTGGGCTCCCACCTCCCTCTCTGGCAGGTCTCCACAGCTGAAGGCAATGGCATCCTATTGTACAATGGTGACAGCGACCACATGGCTGTGGAGCTGTACCAGGGCCATGTGAGGGTCAGCTATGATCCCggcacccagcccagctcggCCATCTACAGGTACCTGGCACTCCTTCCCCACTCACTGGGGACCTCCACCCCCATTGCTTCGTCCTGGGGGCATCCCCAGTgacccagccctccctgccagtgctgagaCCATCAACGACGGGCAGTTCCACACGGTGGAGCTGGTGACCTTCGACCAGATGGTGAACCTGTCCATCGATGGTGGCAGCCCCATGACCATGGACAACTCGGGCAAGCACTACACGCTGAACAGCGAGGCTCCCCTCTACGTGGGAGGTAGGACAGGGACGGGGTGCTGGAGGGCATGGGGGGCATCAGGGGTGCGCTGATggtcctgctctccccaggaaTGCCTGTGGATGTCAACTCAGCTGCCTTCCgcctctggcagctcctcaaTGGCACCAGCTTCCACGGATGCATCCGCAACCTCTACATCAACAACGAGCTGCAGGACTTCACCAAGACGCGGATGACGCCGGGGGTGGTGCCGGGCTGCGAGCCCTGCCGCAAGCTGTACTGCCTGCACGGCATCTGCCAGCCCTCGGGCGCCCAGGGCCCCGTCTGCCACTGCGAGCCGGGCTGGGACGGGCCCCACTGTGACCAGCCCCGCGGcgggccctgccaggggcacaAGTGAGTGCCTTacccactgcctgccctgccctggggctggttCCTGCTGCTGTCGAGCCATTCCTGTGCCATCACAGTGCATCACTGCCCTGCCATGCCACTAGCACTGAgttgtgccaggctgtgctggtgccacgCCAGAGCcgcagctgtgctgtgccacagtGCAATactgtgctggtgctgagccATGCCATGCTCAGTTCTGGTGCCAcgccagcagctcctgacagcGCCGTGTGCCCACAGGTGTGTGCacgggctgtgcctgccccttGACGCCCTCTCCTACAGCTGCCAGTGCCAAGAGGGCTACCAGGGCGCTCTCTGCAACCAGCCCGCCGAGCCACCCGACCCCTGCCgccaccagccctgtgtccaTGGCCACTGCCACCTCACCCCAGGTGGCCAGCCCACCTGCGAGTGCCACGATGGCTACACCGGAGCCCTCTGTGACCAAGGTAGGTTTCTGAGCCCTCTGAGGAGGTGGGTGTCAGGGAAAGCAGCCCCATGCCACAACACCAGGCTGACCACTGCCACTGTCCCACAGAGCCGGAGTGCCGCGGGGAGCCGGTGCGGGACTACCACCAGGTGCAGCGGGGCTACGCCATCTGCCAGACGACGCGGCCGGTGGCCTGGGTGCAGTGCCGGGGCACCTGCGGCGGCCCCGACGCCGGCTGCTGCACCGGGCTGCGGCTGCGGCGCAGGAAATACGCCTTCGAGTGCAGCAACGGCGCCACCTTCGTGGAGGAGGTGGAGAAGCCCAGCAAGtgtggctgcagccagtgcctgTGAGCAGCCACCGGCCCTGCAGAGCCGGGGAGCTGCCGGGGAGACCCCCCGAGCCAAGGACCTCACTtcatgctggtgctgctctctgggTGTTCCGAACTGCAGCTGTGTCTGAGGAGCCTGGCAGAGGGTAGAGCTGGTGCATCTAGAAGGttgggaaggaaacagaaaaaaaaaagaaaaaaaaaaaagaagaaaaaagaaagaaggaaaaaaccccacaaacaaagcaaatgtgtagatagagaatttttttaagaactgcAGCTACACAGATACATGGATATGGAGTGGgcaccctgcccagctgccctgtcctCTCCCTGTGGCactctgcctccctgccagtGAAGCCCCACAGCCATGGAGGGCAGTGCCTGCATCCTGGGTGAgtcccctccctggcagccctgtTCCTTGCATCAGCCCAGCGACCTGAGGCTTTTCCAACACctggaacaggagcagggaggcctgccatggcagagcctTGTGATCTATGGCAAGCCATGGCTTACAGTGGGCTGCATGGTGCAGCCAGTGTCCTGCAGTCCTGGTGAGCCCAGACGTGGTTTCTCgtcctctcctccagcagccctggcctgTCTCCCTGCAGAGTGCTGGAGCCCAAAGTACCCCAGATAACGTCCCCAGCCTGACCCTCCAGTGACACCCCCAGCTTGTGCAtgctggctgggctctgcagtgcaTTGTCACTCACAGGTCCAGCTCACTGTGGTCACATCAGGGCCACACTGGTggagcaggaccagggcagtgccGTGCACACAGAGtagggcacaggcagcagtgtACAGATGTCCCTGAGAGTTCCAGTGGCAACTtgccctgtgccatggggcCAGCACTGTGCCATTCATGTGGAGAGGGCCCCAAATACCCCTGGCTCAGCCAGGCAGTTCTGCTCAGAGGTGGGAGCTGTGTGAGGGCAGCACAGGAATCCCTATTTTCCAGGCTCTGTGCTAGGGGAGCAGGCCTGCAGCTGGGTGAAGGTGCCTCATGTCCCACTGACCAGCCAGCAGGAGCAAGAggctgctgggacagctgggatgtGGGTTTGCCATGCCCATCACTAGGGCCTCAGTCTTGTGTGTGCCAAGTTGAAGAGGCTGAAGATGAACCAACCTGCCTGTCTGGAGCCAACACTACTGCCAGGGCAGGACCCACCAGCTCTTGGACTCAAGTGCCCATACCCAGCATCTCTCCAAAGCCCACAGTGCCAGGGCatgtgctgggctgctgtgggatcAGGAGCACATGGGGAGCTCCTGCCAGGGTACTGCATGCACCTAACATCCATAGCAGCATCACCGCTATGACTGTGGGGGCCAACCTGGGACactgcacagggctggacaGTGACACACCACATCACCCTGGAGGACAGactcatcccagagctgcagtccTGGGTCTCTCCATCACACCACTCCAGCACTTTGGCTTTAGGTCTGCACTGCCAGCTGTGGCCGGGCTCCAGGCACCTCCATGGGATACACCCAGCTCTTCAGGtgctgtcaccatccctgctcACCACTGGCATCCAGGGCATCTCCACCACCACGGGGATGTGTTTCTGCCACAAATGCCCTCTCCATGAGAGCTCCTCTGCCAtacagaggagctgggatgcGTCTCATTTTGCCTGTGGCCCACGCAGGGCTTGGTTGTGTTGTGTTTCTGTTCTTGCTGTACGCTAACCGCTAAAGTATCTCTTTATACAGAATACTTACAGATTctaatatatatttgtatttcattttgttatagtatttttatatgtttggGGTCAACaaatgatgttttctttttgtttacaGATGCTACTGGGCAGGAAAATGACGGTGGCTTTGTTTGGCCCgtggggtttgtgtgtgtcACTATTGAAGACGCTGGTTTGTTCTAGGCTGGCGAGGGAGGCGCTGGGCATCCTTCAGCTGGCAGAGGCTGTATTGTTTTAGGAGATGTTTGGTATTGTCTATGTTGTCTTCCATGTGAACATGACATTTATTCATTCAGAGGCCTGGCCTCTTCTTTCCtggtggggagaagggagaagctGGTGCTTGGGAGCTGCTGAGTGTGTAAGGAGGTGGCACAGGATGTAGAGAGCTGGTTGTGCCCTGGGGGATGATTTCCTACTCTGGAGCAGCCCTAGCCAGTGCTTTTGGCCAATGTGTTGCCCCCATGGTGCAGGGACAGGCAACAAGGGTTTATCCATGCAACGCCTTGCAAAAGCAGCCTCACTGCCAGGGTCTTGCATGTGGGAGCTGAAGGGCCAGTgcctgctgtggggatggaatGGCTTCAGGGGAAACGAGGCACTTGTAGCTCTCTGAGGAAGGGTAGAGGGGGCCTGGGCAGCAGTCCCCAAGACCACCAAGAGGTTGCACTGTTGGTGCCACAAAACACAAGTCTGCCACACCTCAGGCACTGGTGTGGGAGCACTGACACCCCACGCAGGGAGAGGGTGACACTTGGAGGATGCCAGCCTGCTGCACACTACCTCGTGCACTCACTCACCTTCAGTCTTCCCCACTTATCACACCAAACAAGCGTTGATATCAAAGAAACGTTTAATAAGCTGCAATAAAATACGGACCTTTAGAAAGCTCATAGGGTGAATATTGAcagtgaggaagaaaagaaaacaaggtgGTGGGAATCCTTGAGGAGTTCAGATCTGAGTGAGGGACCTTTTACCTGGAACAAGAACACAACTTTTTCCATAGGCTAGGATGAAATAAAAGACAGGAGCACAGAGTTCACAAAATGTCAACATTTAGAGAATCGATACATATTCAAAGTTCAAATGACCCAGCTCTTATAGCTATACATATTGATTTAAAGCAacttaatataattttattttcttttttttatatatacactTTCAAAGGTTTGTCAGGTGAGGTATGTAAACATTATCTAATGGAAACTCCTCTCCACATTTCCAACCGAGAATTCACAGCAGACAGTTCATTTTCCCAACTTGTGGCGCAGTACTTCCCACTCCCCACACCAACTGGGAATGCCGTCCCAAGCCACGGCTCTCCCAGGTGCAGTCACCAGCTCCCACTTCCCACTGCTGGTCTGTACAGTTCACATTGCTTGGGCTCAAACATACAGTACCGGACAGGAGGAATTTCAGCTCAGTGTCTAAAATTCATATagaaacaaacagacaaacaaaactctcccagggaagcagacacagatgaaggaaaaacatttgCCATCAGGGTGGagataatatttaaatgttttacatcttaagaaaaaaattattgtgttgtttccttttttctttttttttgtttttttttttttttacacaccTGTTCCA
The DNA window shown above is from Oenanthe melanoleuca isolate GR-GAL-2019-014 chromosome 6, OMel1.0, whole genome shotgun sequence and carries:
- the SLIT1 gene encoding slit homolog 1 protein isoform X2 codes for the protein MENQISMVERGAFDDMKELERLRLNRNQLHSLPELLFQNNQALSRLDLSENFIQAIPRKAFRGATDLKNLQLDKNQISCIEDGAFRALRGLEVLTLNNNNITSIPVSSFNHMPKLRTFRLHSNHLFCDCHLAWLSQWLRQRPTIGLFTQCAAPAQLRGLNVAEIQKNEFSCSGQTDSAHAQLCSLSSGSCPAMCTCSNGIVDCRGKGLTAIPANLPETMTEIRLELNGIKSIPPGAFSPYKKLRRIDLSNNQISEIAPDAFQGLRSLNSLVLYGNKITDLPKGVFGGLFALQLLLLNANKINCVRADAFQDLQNLSLLSLYDNKIQSLAKGTFTSLRAIQTLHLAQNPFICDCNLKWLADFLRANPVETSGARCASPRRLANKRIGQIKSKKFRCSAKEQYFIPGTEDYQLNSECNSDVICPPKCRCESGVVECSNLKLTKIPDRIPQSTAELRLNNNEISILEATGIFKKLPHLKKINLSNNKVSEIEDGAFEGASSVNELHLTVNQLESVRSGMFRGLDGLRTLMLRNNRISCIHNDSFTGLRNVRLLSLYDNQITTIAPGAFDTLQSLSTLNLLANPFNCNCQLAWLGDWLRKRKIVTGNPRCQNPDFLRQIPLQDVAFPDFRCEEGKEETTCIPRPQCPQECTCLDTVVRCSNKHLKALPKGIPKNVTELYLDGNQFTQVPGQLSTFKYLQLVDLSNNKISSLSNSSFTNMSQLTTLILSYNSLQCIPPLAFEGLRSLRLLSLHGNDISSLPEGIFADVTSLSHLAIGANPLYCSCNLRWLSSWVKTGYKEPGIARCAGPPDMEGKLLLTTPAKKFECQGPPALSVQAKCNPCLSSPCQNQGTCHNDPLGSYRCACPSGYKGRDCEVALSGCSSNPCANGGTCQPQEGEGAGFRCLCPVGFEGPSCHTTSDPCKEHSCENGGSCVPSATNYTCLCPAHYTGEFCEQPPNFCSDELNPCQHDSTCISTSQGPRCECAPGYVGSNCSEDFDDCQDHRCQNNARCLDEVNGYSCLCTEGYSGQLCEMPPHSAGQPGLCELAGCQNGAPCVERGARALCQCLPGFGGPKCEKLLSVNFVDRDTYLQFTDLQDWPRANITLQVSTAEGNGILLYNGDSDHMAVELYQGHVRVSYDPGTQPSSAIYSAETINDGQFHTVELVTFDQMVNLSIDGGSPMTMDNSGKHYTLNSEAPLYVGGMPVDVNSAAFRLWQLLNGTSFHGCIRNLYINNELQDFTKTRMTPGVVPGCEPCRKLYCLHGICQPSGAQGPVCHCEPGWDGPHCDQPRGGPCQGHKCVHGLCLPLDALSYSCQCQEGYQGALCNQPAEPPDPCRHQPCVHGHCHLTPGGQPTCECHDGYTGALCDQEPECRGEPVRDYHQVQRGYAICQTTRPVAWVQCRGTCGGPDAGCCTGLRLRRRKYAFECSNGATFVEEVEKPSKCGCSQCL
- the SLIT1 gene encoding slit homolog 1 protein isoform X1; this translates as MAAPTPGRPAGVPAGLRAAAWLLACAALCRGRAAACPPLCACSGTTVDCHGSALRAVPRSIPRGTERLELNGNNITRINKNDFAGLKQLRVLQLMENQISMVERGAFDDMKELERLRLNRNQLHSLPELLFQNNQALSRLDLSENFIQAIPRKAFRGATDLKNLQLDKNQISCIEDGAFRALRGLEVLTLNNNNITSIPVSSFNHMPKLRTFRLHSNHLFCDCHLAWLSQWLRQRPTIGLFTQCAAPAQLRGLNVAEIQKNEFSCSGQTDSAHAQLCSLSSGSCPAMCTCSNGIVDCRGKGLTAIPANLPETMTEIRLELNGIKSIPPGAFSPYKKLRRIDLSNNQISEIAPDAFQGLRSLNSLVLYGNKITDLPKGVFGGLFALQLLLLNANKINCVRADAFQDLQNLSLLSLYDNKIQSLAKGTFTSLRAIQTLHLAQNPFICDCNLKWLADFLRANPVETSGARCASPRRLANKRIGQIKSKKFRCSAKEQYFIPGTEDYQLNSECNSDVICPPKCRCESGVVECSNLKLTKIPDRIPQSTAELRLNNNEISILEATGIFKKLPHLKKINLSNNKVSEIEDGAFEGASSVNELHLTVNQLESVRSGMFRGLDGLRTLMLRNNRISCIHNDSFTGLRNVRLLSLYDNQITTIAPGAFDTLQSLSTLNLLANPFNCNCQLAWLGDWLRKRKIVTGNPRCQNPDFLRQIPLQDVAFPDFRCEEGKEETTCIPRPQCPQECTCLDTVVRCSNKHLKALPKGIPKNVTELYLDGNQFTQVPGQLSTFKYLQLVDLSNNKISSLSNSSFTNMSQLTTLILSYNSLQCIPPLAFEGLRSLRLLSLHGNDISSLPEGIFADVTSLSHLAIGANPLYCSCNLRWLSSWVKTGYKEPGIARCAGPPDMEGKLLLTTPAKKFECQGPPALSVQAKCNPCLSSPCQNQGTCHNDPLGSYRCACPSGYKGRDCEVALSGCSSNPCANGGTCQPQEGEGAGFRCLCPVGFEGPSCHTTSDPCKEHSCENGGSCVPSATNYTCLCPAHYTGEFCEQPPNFCSDELNPCQHDSTCISTSQGPRCECAPGYVGSNCSEDFDDCQDHRCQNNARCLDEVNGYSCLCTEGYSGQLCEMPPHSAGQPGLCELAGCQNGAPCVERGARALCQCLPGFGGPKCEKLLSVNFVDRDTYLQFTDLQDWPRANITLQVSTAEGNGILLYNGDSDHMAVELYQGHVRVSYDPGTQPSSAIYSAETINDGQFHTVELVTFDQMVNLSIDGGSPMTMDNSGKHYTLNSEAPLYVGGMPVDVNSAAFRLWQLLNGTSFHGCIRNLYINNELQDFTKTRMTPGVVPGCEPCRKLYCLHGICQPSGAQGPVCHCEPGWDGPHCDQPRGGPCQGHKCVHGLCLPLDALSYSCQCQEGYQGALCNQPAEPPDPCRHQPCVHGHCHLTPGGQPTCECHDGYTGALCDQEPECRGEPVRDYHQVQRGYAICQTTRPVAWVQCRGTCGGPDAGCCTGLRLRRRKYAFECSNGATFVEEVEKPSKCGCSQCL